A single region of the Chryseobacterium sp. 6424 genome encodes:
- a CDS encoding DUF3108 domain-containing protein — MNKFFSLLGLFFFSLIYSQKLDNIQSGEVLNYRIHYGVLNAGTATLSATKTSYKGQPHYYVKGYGRTTGAVRAFFKVEDHYESYINERSGLPSFYVRNVQEGGYTQHLETLFNHSNNTLQLTDKEKNTTKTLKTVRGVQDMLSAFYHLRSLEPSDLKVGSVRKLNIWIDDELFPFQLKVVGTENVKTKFGTINCLKIIPQVISGRVFRDKEGVTLWVSNDRNLVPISIKAELAVGSLRASIDSYRNVKYPLRFVK; from the coding sequence ATGAATAAATTTTTTAGTCTATTAGGGCTTTTCTTTTTCTCCCTAATCTATTCCCAAAAACTTGATAACATTCAGTCTGGTGAGGTTCTCAACTACAGAATTCACTATGGGGTGCTGAATGCCGGAACCGCGACACTTTCGGCCACCAAAACATCATATAAGGGCCAACCACATTATTACGTAAAAGGTTATGGGCGCACTACCGGCGCGGTACGTGCCTTTTTCAAGGTGGAAGACCATTATGAAAGTTACATCAATGAACGGTCTGGCCTGCCCAGTTTTTATGTAAGGAATGTACAGGAAGGTGGTTATACCCAGCATCTGGAAACGCTTTTTAACCACAGCAATAACACGCTGCAACTTACCGATAAGGAAAAAAACACTACAAAAACCCTTAAAACTGTCAGAGGTGTCCAAGACATGTTGTCCGCTTTTTATCATTTAAGAAGCCTGGAACCGTCAGACTTAAAGGTAGGAAGTGTAAGGAAACTCAACATCTGGATCGACGATGAGCTTTTCCCTTTCCAACTAAAAGTAGTAGGCACCGAAAACGTAAAAACTAAATTTGGTACCATCAACTGCCTGAAGATTATTCCGCAGGTCATTAGTGGGCGTGTGTTTCGGGATAAGGAAGGTGTAACGCTTTGGGTAAGTAATGACCGAAACCTGGTGCCAATTTCTATAAAGGCTGAACTGGCCGTAGGATCGCTTAGAGCCAGCATCGATTCGTATAGGAATGTAAAATACCCGCTAAGATTCGTAAAATAA
- a CDS encoding NAD(P)/FAD-dependent oxidoreductase, which produces MITTDILIIGAGPTGLFAVFEAGLLKMKCHLIDALPQPGGQLTELYPKKPIFDIPGFPSINAGDLVDNLMEQIKQFQPGFTLGETAQTLTKLEDGTFEVITNKGTVHHAKAVAIAGGLGTFEPRKPAIENIAEYEEKGVEYFIKEPEHFRHKKVVIAGGGDSALDWSIFLANVAAEVTLIHRRNEFRGALDSVEKVQDLKNQGKINLITPAEVTGIKGEGKVTAITIEKDGETFDLETDYFIPLFGLTPKLGDLANWGLEIEKNAIVVNNALDYQTNIPGVYAIGDINTYPGKLKLILCGFHEATLMCQSVYNMLNPGKKYVLKYTTVSGVDGFDGSRKEAEKAVVKKID; this is translated from the coding sequence ATGATTACAACCGATATATTGATTATAGGAGCAGGGCCTACAGGGCTTTTTGCTGTATTTGAGGCAGGTTTGCTGAAAATGAAATGTCACCTCATCGACGCGTTACCACAGCCAGGCGGACAACTTACAGAACTCTACCCAAAGAAACCTATTTTCGATATACCAGGCTTCCCATCAATTAACGCCGGGGATCTTGTTGACAACCTGATGGAGCAGATCAAGCAGTTTCAGCCCGGTTTTACCCTTGGCGAGACTGCACAGACCTTAACTAAACTTGAAGACGGCACTTTCGAGGTCATCACCAACAAAGGTACCGTACATCACGCCAAAGCGGTAGCTATTGCCGGTGGACTGGGGACATTTGAACCACGGAAACCAGCCATCGAGAATATCGCTGAATACGAAGAAAAAGGCGTGGAATATTTCATTAAAGAACCAGAGCATTTCCGTCATAAGAAAGTGGTGATCGCAGGTGGTGGCGATTCTGCCCTCGACTGGAGCATCTTTTTGGCCAATGTTGCCGCAGAGGTTACCCTCATCCACCGCCGTAATGAATTCCGGGGCGCGCTGGATTCCGTAGAAAAAGTGCAGGACCTGAAAAATCAGGGCAAAATCAACCTCATTACCCCCGCAGAAGTTACCGGTATCAAAGGAGAGGGTAAAGTTACCGCGATTACCATCGAAAAAGATGGCGAAACGTTTGACCTGGAGACTGATTACTTCATACCATTGTTCGGTCTTACACCAAAACTCGGCGATTTGGCTAACTGGGGCCTGGAGATTGAAAAAAATGCCATCGTGGTAAATAACGCGCTTGATTATCAGACCAATATACCCGGTGTTTACGCGATTGGCGATATCAATACCTATCCAGGGAAACTTAAACTGATTCTCTGTGGTTTCCACGAAGCTACGCTGATGTGCCAGAGTGTGTATAACATGCTGAATCCCGGGAAAAAATATGTACTGAAATATACCACGGTAAGTGGAGTGGATGGTTTCGATGGCAGCCGAAAAGAAGCGGAGAAAGCTGTGGTAAAGAAGATTGATTAA
- a CDS encoding 2Fe-2S iron-sulfur cluster-binding protein — protein sequence MQDINLKITDRNGDTHEIVAPTDMSMNLMEVIRSFELADEGTIGVCGGMAMCASCQVYITGGAEKLVPMDAEEDAMLSEAFHVEDNSRLSCQIRISPEIDGLEVAIAPYP from the coding sequence ATGCAGGATATTAATTTAAAAATTACCGACCGGAATGGGGATACACACGAAATCGTAGCGCCCACCGACATGTCGATGAACCTGATGGAGGTCATCCGCTCCTTTGAACTTGCAGATGAAGGTACGATTGGGGTTTGCGGCGGGATGGCGATGTGCGCTTCCTGTCAGGTTTACATTACCGGCGGTGCTGAAAAACTGGTGCCGATGGATGCGGAAGAAGACGCTATGCTTAGCGAAGCTTTCCATGTGGAAGATAATTCAAGACTTAGCTGTCAGATCCGCATCAGTCCAGAGATTGATGGCTTAGAGGTGGCGATTGCACCGTATCCTTAG